In Leishmania braziliensis MHOM/BR/75/M2904 complete genome, chromosome 18, the following proteins share a genomic window:
- a CDS encoding putative RNA-binding protein — MSSTPMQTRFGCYIGNIDRSVTIDMLRQVFCQCGTIIDCSLNGREGDPYRFGFIDFATEDDRARAMKYNGFTLVGRKLKVGVSKGNVNKPEGFATGNGVGGGHLRMGGNRHYNNDGSMMMSVNGLSPQQQMEARLLLQFLQEGKMDPRQLSPAQQQLLITYLGHGNSNSVTNGSSTNSDSSTPALAQQSQMGVIGSSAMQSPLPPPTMHNSNNMMSDAAAFMPSSNVGNSGAGTGMPMMGGGAPQGIHISVGPSMMDPMSGGYGMMPPPQQQQQWGDMPMNGPGMFPPKMCGPPLSQQQQMPMQSSLQQPYNLGGGAALISGSGATEQNRSAFVNPPPAVEILKLRERQREQFFEVVRKDAEKYERKLQEKKAHSAAGGDAERSIDSSASDDDEDKRPTKRSRK; from the coding sequence ATGTCGAGCACTCCCATGCAGACCCGCTTTGGGTGCTACATCGGCAACATTGACCGCTCCGTTACGATTGACATGCTGAGGCAGGTGTTTTGTCAATGTGGCACCATCATCGACTGCTCGCTGAATGGGCGTGAGGGGGACCCGTACCGCTTTGGCTTCATTGACTTCGCTACGGAGGATGACCGCGCTCGAGCTATGAAGTACAACGGCTTCACCCTCGTCGGCCGCAAGCTGAAGGTTGGCGTGAGCAAGGGAAACGTGAACAAACCCGAAGGCTTCGCGACCGGCaacggcgtcggcggcggtcACCTCCGGATGGGTGGAAACCGCCACTACAACAACGATGGCAGCATGATGATGAGCGTCAATGGCCTctcaccacagcagcagatggaGGCACGGTTGCTGCTCCAGTTCCTTCAGGAGGGCAAGATGGACCCGCGGCAGCTCTcaccggcgcagcagcaactgctCATTACCTACCTCGGCcacggcaacagcaacagtgTGACCAACGGCAGCAGTACGAACAGCGACAGCAGTACGCCGGCATTggcgcagcagtcgcagaTGGGGGTCAtaggcagcagcgcaatgcagtcgccgctgccgccgccgacgatGCACAATAGCAACAACATGATGagtgatgctgctgcgttCATGCCAAGCTCGAACGTTGGTAACAGCGGCGCTGGGACTGGTATGCCCATgatgggtggtggtgccccTCAAGGGATTCATATAAGTGTTGGGCCCAGCATGATGGACCCGATGAGTGGCGGTTATGGGATGATGCCGCCGccccagcaacagcagcagtggggtGATATGCCAATGAACGGGCCTGGCATGTTCCCGCCCAAGATGTGTGGCCCGCCGCTCAGTCAGCAGCAACAGATGCCGATGCAGTCGAGTCTGCAGCAACCGTACAACCtaggcggtggtgccgcatTGATTAGCGGATCGGGCGCTACGGAGCAAAACCGCAGTGCCTTTGTAAATCCCCCGCCTGCGGTGGAGATCCTAAAGCTGCGCGAGAGGCAGCGCGAGCAGTTTTTTGAGGTGGTTCGAAAGGACGCGGAGAAGTACGAACGAAAGCTccaggagaagaaggcgcacTCGGCGGCTGGCGGCGATGCCGAGCGCAGCATCGACAGCTCAGCCTCGGACGATGATGAAGACAAGAGGCCGACGAAGAGGTCAAGGAAATAG
- a CDS encoding putative 60S ribosomal protein L7, with the protein MGKNPPKWLPGERVKETILLQRKSVEQLRADRVLRKDKLQERRDRHKKKLDAKRKQRLSTKKFISAQTILKHAQRKEHQGRKFQKIGEKVEGRRRHANMEELKKKLRESPVRLVVRAKGSQIPPEVASAFKKVGLLKIYAARLISLTPRTEKLVEQLTPFSIVGEPDRAQLESLLRTRGALYNEETQTKRLISGNLLLEQALGQYNVLCIEDLVETIATHGEHVEEVLRHIAPFDFHPPRQLFVERHRSVHQKLEIVNKDSFAAYLADQLQLTLNKERKAATVAKKSKRVGVQPKTV; encoded by the coding sequence ATGGGGAAGAACCCTCCGAAGTGGCTGCCAGGCGAGCGCGTGAAGGAGACCATTCTCCTTCAGCGTAAGTCGgttgagcagctgcgcgctgatcgcgtgctgcgcaaggataagctgcaggagcgccgtGACCGTCACAAGAAAAAGTTAGACGCCAAGCGCAAGCAGAGGCTATCGACGAAGAAATTCATCTCTGCTCAGACAATCCTGAAGCACGCGCAGCGCAAGGAGCACCAGGGACGCAAGTTTCAGAAGATCGGAGAGAAGGTCGAGGGACGCCGCCGTCACGCGAATATGGAGGAACTCAAGAAGAAGCTGCGTGAGAGTCCGGTACGACTTGTGGTGCGCGCGAAGGGGTCGCAGATCCCACCGGAGGTGGCGTCGGCCTTCAAAAAGGTGGGCCTGCTCAAGATCTACGCGGCACGCCTGATCAGCCTGACGCCACGCACGGAGAAGCTCGTTGAGCAGCTCACGCCATTCTCGATTGTTGGCGAGCCAGACAGGGCACAACTGGAGTCGCTTCTCCGCACCCGGGGCGCTCTTTACAACGAGGAGACCCAGACGAAGCGGCTCATTAGCGGTAACCTGCTGCTAGAGCAGGCGCTTGGCCAGTACAACGTGCTGTGCATCGAAGATCTCGTAGAGACGATTGCTACGCATGGGGAACACGTAGAGGAGGTTCTTCGGCACATCGCGCCCTTTGACTTTCATCCGCCTCGCCAGCTCTTCGTCGAACGCCACCGTTCCGTTCACCAGAAACTAGAGATCGTGAACAAGGACTCCTTCGCCGCATACCTCGCAGACCAGCTGCAACTCACGCTCAATAAGGAACGCAAGGCTGCCACTGTGGCGAAGAAATCCAAGAGGGTGGGGGTACAGCCCAAGACCGTTTAA
- the GLF gene encoding UDP-galactopyranose mutase: MSADKRVVVIGAGPTGLGAAVRMMELKHLNFHIYDASAVPGGLSRSVRDENGFLWDMGGHVIFSHYAYFDDVMNLAISDWNTLQRESWVRCCGVWVPYPFQSNIHRLPSEVRDACLKGMEEAEAARAVATEEKPKTFAEYVSRQFGEGIAEVFMRPYNFKVWAVPLDVMSAEWVGERVASVNVQRIKENIQLNRDDVGWGPNATFRFPKAGGTGAIYEAVWKMIPEAHKTLGYQCRVVKVNPITKTLTMANGEAVSYDTLVSTMPLDDLLRAMATGLEEDPEAASASVLKAPRLREIAEKMVYSSTHIIGIGVKGCPPSGMQTACWLYFPGDGIPFYRATIFSRYADSNVPEGHWSIMLEVSQNAQYKPVNVDTIMADCIDGLRTATLLRPEDEIVSRWHHMEKKGYPIPFVGRNELLEEVQPVLRDTYKIYSRGRFGAWRYEVANQDHSMMQGVEAVGHIFHGTDEVTVNTPEKVNTRYGEARCTLLLTPS; encoded by the coding sequence ATGAGCGCTGACAAGAGAGTGGTTGTAATCGGTGCCGGTCCCACCGGactcggcgctgcggtgcgtaTGATGGAGCTCAAGCACCTCAATTTCCATATTTAcgacgccagcgccgtcCCTGGCGGCCTCTCGCGCAGCGTCAGGGACGAAAACGGATTTTTGTGGGACATGGGCGGTCACGTCATCTTCTCCCACTACGCCTACTTTGACGATGTCATGAACCTCGCCATCTCTGACTGGAACACGCTCCAGCGCGAGTCGTGGgtacgctgctgcggtgtcTGGGTGCCGTATCCATTTCAGAGTAACATTCACCGTCTCCCATCAGAGGTGCGAGACGCATGCCTGAAAGGgatggaggaggccgaggcggccCGTGCTGTcgccacggaggagaagcCGAAAACCTTCGCCGAGTATGTCTCGCGCCAGTTTGGCGAGGGGATCGCCGAGGTTTTCATGCGCCCGTACAACTTTAAGGTGtgggcggtgccgctggaTGTGATGAGCGCGGAGTGGGTCGGCGAACGCGTGGCCAGTGTCAACGTGCAGCGCATCAAGGAGAACATCCAACTCAACCGCGATGATGTTGGCTGGGGCCCCAACGCCACTTTTCGCTTCCCTAAGGCgggcggcaccggcgcgaTCTACGAGGCTGTCTGGAAGATGATTCCAGAGGCGCATAAGACGCTCGGCTATCAGTGCCGCGTCGTCAAGGTGAACCCGATCACGAAGACGCTGACAATGGCGAATGGCGAGGCGGTATCCTACGACACACTTGTCTCCACGATGCCGCTGGACGATCTTCTGCGCGCCATGGCAACTGGGCTGGAGGAAGACCCAGAGGCGGCGTCAGCTTCGGTGCTGAAGGCGCCGCGTCTTCGCGAGATTGCCGAGAAGATGGTTTACAGCTCTACGCACATCATCGGCATCGGTGTGAAGGGGTGCCCACCTTCGGGGATGCAGACAGCTTGCTGGCTGTATTTCCCTGGCGACGGTATTCCCTTCTACCGCGCGACGATTTTCTCCCGCTACGCTGACTCGAATGTGCCGGAGGGGCACTGGAGCATCATGCTGGAGGTTAGCCAGAATGCGCAATACAAGCCTGTCAACGTGGACACCATAATGGCGGACTGCATTGATGGTCTGCGAACGGCGACGTTGCTTCGCCCGGAGGACGAGATCGTGTCCCGCTGGCATCACATGGAGAAGAAGGGCTACCCGATCCCGTTCGTGGGGCGCAatgagctgctggaggaggtacAGCCGGTGCTGCGTGACACGTACAAGATCTACTCCCGCGGCCGCTTCGGCGCGTGGCGGTACGAGGTGGCGAATCAAGATCACTCGATGATGCAGGGCGTCGAGGCGGTAGGGCACATCTTTCACGGCACGGATGAGGTCACAGTAAATACCCCGGAAAAAGTCAACACGAGGTACGGTGAGGCACGCTGCACCTTGTTGTTGACACCTTCGTAG